In one Silene latifolia isolate original U9 population chromosome 10, ASM4854445v1, whole genome shotgun sequence genomic region, the following are encoded:
- the LOC141605233 gene encoding peptidyl-prolyl cis-trans isomerase FKBP20-2, chloroplastic isoform X2 — MILSVKPISPYNVASFCSILNYSVPPRKIISFCQASDSIEELHHNSEQNLLEVSSDEKIIRRRTLLGLATSCSFPTLISYGKTKSKSPYDERRLLEQNKRIQRENQVPEDFPNFVREGFEVKVVAPENYVKRESGLIYKDFEVGEGDCPKAGQQVIFHYIGYNESGRRIDSTYLQGTPAKIRFGTNGLVPGFEEGIRDMKPGGKRRIIIPPELGPPVGPSTFFSSKQFEVFDVELLSIQDCQRRTIGFYSDVVCN, encoded by the exons ATGATTTTATCGGTAAAGCCAATTTCCCCCT ATAATGTTGCATCATTTTGTTCCATACTCAATTACTCAGTTCCGCCAAGAAAGATAATATCTTTTTGTCAAGCAAGCGATAGCATAGAAGAGTTACATCACAACAG TGAACAGAATTTACTTGAAGTGTCTTCTGATGAGAAAATTATAAGGAGGAGGACTCTCCTTGGTTTAGCTACATCATGTTCATTTCCGACTTTAATTTCCTATGGGAAGACAAAAAGTAAGAGCCCATACGACGAGAGGCGTTTGTTGGAGCAAAATAAACGCATACAAAGAGAAAACCAGGTCCCAGAAGACTTTCCAAATTTTGTTCGAGAAG GTTTTGAGGTTAAGGTGGTCGCGCCTGAAAACTATGTGAAACGTGAATCTGGGCTCATCTACAAAGACTTTGAAGTCGGTGAAGGTGATTGCCCAAAAGCTGGCCAACAG GTCATTTTCCATTACATTGGCTATAACGAATCTGGCCGTCGCATTGACAGTACTTACCTGCAGGGTACTCCTGCCAAAATTAGGTTTGGTACAAATGGACTCGTGCCAG GTTTTGAAGAAGGAATACGTGACATGAAACCAGGCGGTAAAAGAAGAATAATCATTCCTCCAGAGCTTGGTCCCCCG GTTGGACCTTCAACTTTCTTCAGTTCAAAGCAATTTGAGGTTTTTGACGTTGAGTTGCTGAGCATTCAAGATTGTCAGAGAAGAACCATTGGATTCTACTCGGATGTTGTCTGCAATTGA
- the LOC141605233 gene encoding peptidyl-prolyl cis-trans isomerase FKBP20-2, chloroplastic isoform X1 — protein MILSVKPISPYNVASFCSILNYSVPPRKIISFCQASDSIEELHHNSCLSWIFSEQNLLEVSSDEKIIRRRTLLGLATSCSFPTLISYGKTKSKSPYDERRLLEQNKRIQRENQVPEDFPNFVREGFEVKVVAPENYVKRESGLIYKDFEVGEGDCPKAGQQVIFHYIGYNESGRRIDSTYLQGTPAKIRFGTNGLVPGFEEGIRDMKPGGKRRIIIPPELGPPVGPSTFFSSKQFEVFDVELLSIQDCQRRTIGFYSDVVCN, from the exons ATGATTTTATCGGTAAAGCCAATTTCCCCCT ATAATGTTGCATCATTTTGTTCCATACTCAATTACTCAGTTCCGCCAAGAAAGATAATATCTTTTTGTCAAGCAAGCGATAGCATAGAAGAGTTACATCACAACAG TTGCTTATCATGGATTTTCAGTGAACAGAATTTACTTGAAGTGTCTTCTGATGAGAAAATTATAAGGAGGAGGACTCTCCTTGGTTTAGCTACATCATGTTCATTTCCGACTTTAATTTCCTATGGGAAGACAAAAAGTAAGAGCCCATACGACGAGAGGCGTTTGTTGGAGCAAAATAAACGCATACAAAGAGAAAACCAGGTCCCAGAAGACTTTCCAAATTTTGTTCGAGAAG GTTTTGAGGTTAAGGTGGTCGCGCCTGAAAACTATGTGAAACGTGAATCTGGGCTCATCTACAAAGACTTTGAAGTCGGTGAAGGTGATTGCCCAAAAGCTGGCCAACAG GTCATTTTCCATTACATTGGCTATAACGAATCTGGCCGTCGCATTGACAGTACTTACCTGCAGGGTACTCCTGCCAAAATTAGGTTTGGTACAAATGGACTCGTGCCAG GTTTTGAAGAAGGAATACGTGACATGAAACCAGGCGGTAAAAGAAGAATAATCATTCCTCCAGAGCTTGGTCCCCCG GTTGGACCTTCAACTTTCTTCAGTTCAAAGCAATTTGAGGTTTTTGACGTTGAGTTGCTGAGCATTCAAGATTGTCAGAGAAGAACCATTGGATTCTACTCGGATGTTGTCTGCAATTGA
- the LOC141605232 gene encoding cationic amino acid transporter 9, chloroplastic-like translates to MNFNETKGFTSSSSSTQSWCSHFWDSARRTKPLDTSSTGVLTNSGDGLIRRLGLFELVLIGIGASIGAGIFVVTGTVARDAGPAVTLCFILAGLSCILNALCYAELASRFPAVVGGAYLYTYSAFNELTAFLVFAQLMLDYHIGAASIARSLASYVVALLELTPSIKGNIPSWIGHGSEDFLGVFSINVLAPILLCILTVVLCWGVGESSFVNSFMTVTKVVIVLVVIMAGAFKVEVSNWSPFVPNGFGAVLTGATIVFFAYVGFDAVANSAEESRNPQRDLPLGIIGSLIVCISLYIGVCLVITGMVPYNLLGEDAPLAEAFTSKGLKFVSVLISVGAVAGLTTTLLVGLYVQSRLYLGLGRDGLLPQLFAKVNSKRHTPMNSQIWVGIVAGIMAGLLNVHALSHILSVGTLTGYSVVAACVLSLRFKEKSTTQGSAEWCSRWAEGVVLLVVLACCGFTAGAMYRFGASYFFLIVPLVIALLALAALYLRQEYSGTDPKGFSCPGVPFLPAICIFFNIFLFAQLHYEAWVRFVVVSTITLGIYAFYGQYHAKPSSESTNAYHLASSESPRAL, encoded by the exons ATGAATTTCAATGAAACAAAGGGTTttacctcatcatcatcatctacacAATCATGGTGTTCACATTTCTGGGATTCGGCTCGCCGGACCAAACCCCTTGATACCAGCTCCACCGGGGTTCTTACGAATTCTGGAGACGGTTTAATTCGTCGATTAGGTTTATTTGAGCTTGTTCTTATTGGAATTGGGGCTTCAATTGGCGCCGGAATTTTTGTCGTTACCGGCACTGTTGCCCGTGATGCTGGCCCag CTGTCACACTTTGCTTCATACTAGCTGGATTATCATGCATACTAAATGCTCTCTGTTATGCTGAGCTGGCGTCTCGGTTTCCAGCTGTTGTGGGAGGAGCATATTTGTATACTTACTCTGCTTTCAACGAGCTGACGGCTTTCTTGGTGTTTGCTCAGCTGATGCTCGACTACCACATTGGAGCAGCCAGCATTGCACGGAGCTTGGCCAGCTATGTAGTTGCTCTACTGGAGCTTACCCCTTCTATTAAGGGAAACATTCCTAGCTGGATAGGACATGGCAGTGAAGATTTCCTAGGGGTTTTCTCTATAAATGTGTTGGCACCAATCCTCTTGTGCATACTTACTGTGGTCTTATGTTGGGGTGTTGGAGAATCTTCATTCGTGAACTCGTTTATGACTGTGACCAAG GTAGTCATTGTCCTTGTTGTGATAATGGCCGGTGCCTTTAAAGTTGAGGTATCAAATTGGTCTCCTTTTGTTCCCAATGGCTTTGGCGCAGTTTTAACTGGAGCAACGATAGTATTCTTTGCGTATGTTGGATTTGATGCTGTAGCTAATTCAGCCGAAGAATCAAGAAATCCACAG AGGGATTTGCCTTTGGGCATAATCGGAAGCCTTATCGTCTGCATAAGCTTATACATCGGGGTTTGTTTGGTGATCACTGGAATGGTTCCTTACAATCTTCTCGGTGAAGATGCTCCATTGGCTGAAGCTTTTACATCAAAAGGCCTTAAATTTGTGTCTGTTTTGATTAGTGTTGGTGCTGTTGCTGGCCTTACTACAACCCTGCTGGTTGGACTCTATGTTCAG TCTCGGTTGTACCTTGGTCTGGGACGAGATGGGTTATTACCTCAGCTATTTGCTAAAGTGAACTCAAAGCGGCACACTCCAATGAATTCTCAGATCTGGGTGGGTATTGTTGCTGGGATCATGGCAGGACTACTTAATGTGCATGCGCTCTCTCATATTCTTTCGGTTGGGACATTG ACAGGATATTCTGTTGTGGCAGCCTGTGTTCTATCCCTTCGGTTTAAAGAAAAGTCTACAACTCAAGGTTCGGCCGAGTGGTGCTCAAGATGGGCAGAAGGTGTAGTTTTGCTGGTTGTGTTGGCTTGTTGTGGTTTTACTGCTGGTGCAATGTATCGTTTTGGCGCTTCTTACTTTTTCCTGATCGTACCACTGGTCATAGCTCTTCTTGCTTTAGCAGCTCTATACCTACGTCAA GAGTATTCAGGTACAGATCCTAAAGGGTTTTCCTGCCCCGGAGTTCCGTTCTTGCCCGCCATTTGCATTTTCTTCAACATATTCTTGTTTGCTCAG CTACATTATGAAGCATGGGTGAGATTTGTAGTTGTTAGCACCATTACACTCGGTATATATGCTTTCTACGGTCAGTACCATGCCAAACCTAGCTCAGAGAGCACAAATGCCTATCATCTGGCATCATCCGAAAGTCCACGAGCACTGTAA